The proteins below come from a single Thermopolyspora flexuosa genomic window:
- the der gene encoding ribosome biogenesis GTPase Der, with protein MEQGDRDQGGGGGAAGPLPVVAIVGRPNVGKSTLVNRIIGRREAVVEDVPGVTRDRVTYEASWRGRRFTLVDTGGWDPDATGMGLRIAEQAQVAAELADVIVFVVDATVGVTDADEAVGAVLRRTGKPVILAANKADNPQLELESSVLWSLGLGEPRPVSALHGRGSGDLLDTVLDLLPEAPPEQFGGDRGPRRIALVGKPNVGKSSLLNRLAGEERVLVDPMAGTTRDPVDELIELGGKTWRFIDTAGIRRRERELKGADFYATMRTKAALERAEVAVVLIDASQPLSEQDLRIMSMVADAGRAMVIAFNKWDLLDEERRYDLEREIKRRMTRTPWALRVNISAKTGRNVEKLVPAIERALESWSNRVPTAKLNQFLGELVAATPPPVRGGKQPKILFATQADVEPPRFILFTTGFLEETYRRFIERRIRETYGFDGSPIVISMRIRERRGAPPAAKHR; from the coding sequence CTGGAGCAGGGCGACCGGGACCAGGGCGGAGGCGGTGGCGCCGCCGGTCCGCTGCCGGTCGTCGCGATCGTGGGCCGCCCGAACGTCGGCAAGTCCACGCTGGTCAACCGGATCATCGGCCGCCGCGAGGCGGTGGTGGAGGACGTGCCCGGCGTCACCCGCGACCGGGTCACCTACGAGGCGTCCTGGCGGGGACGCCGGTTCACCCTGGTCGACACCGGCGGGTGGGACCCCGACGCGACCGGCATGGGGCTGCGCATCGCCGAGCAGGCGCAGGTCGCGGCCGAGCTCGCCGACGTGATCGTGTTCGTGGTGGACGCCACGGTCGGGGTCACCGACGCCGACGAGGCGGTCGGCGCGGTGCTGCGCCGTACCGGCAAGCCGGTCATCCTCGCCGCGAACAAGGCGGACAACCCGCAGCTCGAGCTGGAGTCCTCGGTGCTGTGGTCGCTCGGCCTGGGCGAGCCCCGCCCGGTGTCGGCGCTGCACGGCCGGGGCAGCGGCGACCTGCTCGACACCGTGCTCGACCTGCTGCCCGAGGCGCCGCCCGAGCAGTTCGGCGGCGACCGCGGGCCGCGCCGGATCGCGCTCGTCGGCAAGCCGAACGTGGGCAAGTCGTCGCTGCTCAACCGGCTCGCCGGGGAGGAGCGGGTGCTCGTCGACCCGATGGCGGGCACCACCCGGGACCCGGTGGACGAGCTGATCGAGCTCGGCGGCAAGACCTGGCGGTTCATCGACACCGCGGGCATCCGGCGGCGCGAGCGGGAGCTGAAGGGCGCCGACTTCTACGCGACCATGCGCACCAAGGCCGCCCTGGAGCGGGCCGAGGTCGCGGTCGTGCTGATCGACGCCTCGCAGCCGCTCAGCGAGCAGGACCTGCGGATCATGAGCATGGTCGCGGACGCGGGCCGGGCGATGGTGATCGCGTTCAACAAGTGGGACCTGCTCGACGAGGAGCGCCGCTACGACCTGGAGCGGGAGATCAAGCGGCGGATGACCCGCACCCCCTGGGCGCTGCGGGTGAACATCTCCGCCAAGACCGGGCGCAACGTGGAGAAGCTCGTCCCGGCGATCGAGCGCGCGCTCGAGTCCTGGTCGAACCGGGTGCCGACGGCGAAGCTCAACCAGTTCCTCGGCGAGCTGGTCGCGGCCACGCCCCCGCCGGTGCGCGGCGGCAAGCAGCCCAAGATCCTCTTCGCCACGCAGGCCGACGTCGAGCCGCCGCGGTTCATCCTGTTCACCACCGGCTTCCTGGAGGAGACCTACCGCCGGTTCATCGAGCGCCGCATCCGCGAGACGTACGGCTTCGATGGCTCGCCGATCGTCATCAGCATGCGGATCCGCGAGCGCCGCGGCGCGCCTCCGGCGGCCAAGCACCGCTGA
- the cmk gene encoding (d)CMP kinase, with amino-acid sequence MAGLVVAIDGPSGSGKSSVSRGVARELGLRYLDTGAMYRAITWWMLREGVDVGDAAAVAARAGEPELVVGTDPDAPAIAVDGVDVAGPIRGPEVTGAVSAVSAVPEVRRRLVARQREIMDEACRDGAGIVIEGRDIGTVVAPDATVKIFLTASAEERARRRTAELTGTTLEAQREAMARRDQLDSTRPVNPLAKADDAVELDTTGLTLDEVIAEVLRLTKERTS; translated from the coding sequence GTGGCCGGTCTGGTCGTCGCCATTGACGGTCCTTCGGGGTCGGGCAAGTCGAGCGTGTCCCGCGGGGTCGCCCGCGAGCTCGGCCTGCGCTATCTCGACACGGGCGCGATGTACCGCGCGATCACCTGGTGGATGCTGCGCGAGGGCGTGGACGTCGGCGACGCGGCGGCGGTCGCCGCCCGTGCCGGCGAGCCCGAGCTCGTGGTCGGCACCGACCCGGACGCGCCTGCGATCGCCGTCGACGGCGTGGACGTGGCCGGGCCGATCCGCGGCCCCGAGGTCACGGGCGCGGTGTCCGCGGTGAGCGCGGTGCCCGAGGTACGGCGGCGCCTCGTCGCCCGGCAGCGGGAGATCATGGACGAGGCGTGCCGGGACGGCGCGGGCATCGTGATCGAGGGCCGCGACATCGGCACGGTGGTCGCCCCGGACGCCACCGTCAAGATCTTCCTCACCGCGAGCGCCGAGGAGCGCGCGCGGCGCCGTACCGCGGAGCTGACCGGCACCACCCTCGAGGCGCAGCGGGAGGCGATGGCCCGGCGGGATCAGCTCGACTCGACGCGGCCGGTCAACCCGCTGGCCAAGGCGGACGACGCCGTCGAACTGGACACCACAGGGCTCACCCTCGACGAGGTGATCGCCGAGGTGCTGCGCCTGACGAAGGAGAGAACGTCGTGA
- a CDS encoding carotenoid oxygenase family protein, with the protein MSLTESRVGEHPAFRGGFTPVTEEITAFDLPVTGRIPAELNGRYLRNGPNPMNLDDPRLHLFAGDGMVHGVRLRDGRAEWYRNRWVRSARVAERLGEPWPGGPVHAGMDFAANTHVIGHAGRTLALVESGPRPYELGYELDTLGVCDFGGTLPGGYVAHPKLDPATGELHAIAYYWGRAHVQYVRIGRDGLVTRTVDIPIPDQPMVHDCALTERYVVVYDLPVTFDMELARQGADIPYSWTDGRPARVGLLPRDGGAADVRWFEIEPCWVFHTLNAYDDGDRVVIDLVVYPRLFDGGRLAGGLPALDRWTIDPAAGTVTVTRLDDRPQEFPRVDERRVGRPYRYGYAVVTGELTERLGDGYVDLNDLDDAAFGNALLKHDLRTGTVQARTLHRDAYAGEPVFVPAEGAAAEDDGYVLAFVNDPERGAADLLILSAQDFTGEPVAVVHLPARIPLGFHGSWIPDA; encoded by the coding sequence ATGTCCCTCACCGAGTCCCGCGTCGGCGAGCACCCCGCCTTCCGCGGCGGCTTCACCCCGGTCACCGAGGAGATCACCGCCTTCGACCTGCCGGTGACCGGCCGCATCCCGGCCGAGCTCAACGGCCGCTACCTGCGCAACGGGCCGAACCCGATGAACCTCGACGACCCCCGGCTGCACCTGTTCGCCGGCGACGGCATGGTGCACGGGGTACGGCTGCGCGACGGCCGGGCCGAGTGGTACCGCAACCGGTGGGTGCGCTCGGCACGGGTGGCCGAGCGGCTGGGCGAGCCGTGGCCCGGCGGCCCGGTGCACGCCGGCATGGACTTCGCCGCCAACACCCACGTGATCGGCCACGCCGGGCGCACGCTCGCGCTCGTCGAGTCCGGGCCGCGGCCGTACGAGCTGGGGTACGAGCTCGACACGCTCGGCGTGTGCGACTTCGGCGGCACGCTGCCCGGCGGGTACGTCGCCCACCCCAAGCTCGACCCGGCCACCGGGGAGCTGCACGCGATCGCCTACTACTGGGGCCGGGCGCACGTCCAGTACGTGCGAATCGGCCGGGACGGGCTCGTCACCCGCACCGTCGACATCCCGATCCCCGACCAGCCGATGGTGCACGACTGCGCGCTCACCGAGCGGTACGTGGTCGTCTACGACCTGCCGGTCACGTTCGACATGGAGCTCGCCCGGCAGGGGGCCGACATCCCGTACTCCTGGACCGACGGGCGGCCCGCCCGCGTCGGGCTGCTGCCGCGCGACGGCGGCGCGGCGGACGTGCGCTGGTTCGAGATCGAGCCGTGCTGGGTGTTCCACACGCTCAACGCCTACGACGACGGCGACCGGGTGGTGATCGACCTCGTCGTCTACCCCCGCCTGTTCGACGGCGGCCGGCTCGCCGGGGGCCTGCCCGCGCTCGACCGGTGGACGATCGACCCGGCGGCGGGCACGGTGACGGTGACCCGGCTCGACGACCGGCCGCAGGAGTTCCCCCGCGTCGACGAGCGCCGGGTCGGCCGGCCGTACCGGTACGGCTACGCCGTGGTCACCGGCGAGCTCACCGAGCGGCTCGGCGACGGCTACGTCGACCTCAACGACCTGGACGACGCGGCGTTCGGCAACGCGCTGCTCAAGCACGACCTGCGCACCGGCACCGTGCAGGCCCGCACCCTGCACCGGGACGCCTACGCGGGCGAGCCGGTGTTCGTCCCCGCCGAGGGCGCGGCCGCCGAGGACGACGGCTACGTGCTCGCGTTCGTGAACGACCCGGAGCGTGGCGCGGCCGACCTGCTCATCCTCTCCGCGCAGGACTTCACCGGCGAGCCGGTCGCCGTGGTGCACCTGCCCGCGCGCATCCCGCTCGGCTTCCACGGGAGCTGGATCCCCGACGCCTGA
- a CDS encoding TetR/AcrR family transcriptional regulator produces MTVSAYERARQAGQGAVRTAILDTATRLLVAEGAGSLTVRRIAAEVGCSTKVIYTMFGGKDGLVEALWLEGFARLGRHLARVPEDLEPAAYLEALGWAYREYALAEPEYYRVMFQDAVPGFEPSSEAVSYSKSTLAYAVRAVAACMRAGVLRDGDPAAVADALWMALHGAVSLELARMVDPAQAADRFRLLLATLLDGLRTGR; encoded by the coding sequence ATGACGGTGAGCGCGTACGAGCGGGCCCGGCAGGCAGGGCAGGGCGCGGTGCGGACGGCGATCCTCGACACCGCCACGCGGCTGCTCGTGGCCGAGGGGGCGGGCTCGCTCACGGTACGGCGGATCGCCGCCGAGGTGGGGTGCTCGACCAAGGTCATCTACACGATGTTCGGCGGCAAGGACGGGCTCGTCGAGGCGCTCTGGCTGGAGGGGTTCGCCCGGCTGGGGCGGCACCTCGCCCGGGTGCCCGAGGACCTGGAACCGGCCGCATATCTGGAGGCGCTCGGCTGGGCGTACCGGGAGTACGCGCTCGCCGAGCCGGAGTATTACCGGGTCATGTTCCAGGACGCAGTCCCCGGCTTCGAGCCAAGCAGCGAGGCGGTGAGCTACAGCAAGTCCACGCTCGCCTACGCGGTGCGGGCCGTGGCCGCCTGCATGCGGGCCGGGGTCCTCCGCGACGGGGATCCGGCCGCGGTCGCCGACGCGCTGTGGATGGCGCTGCACGGCGCGGTGAGCCTGGAGCTGGCCCGGATGGTGGACCCCGCGCAGGCGGCCGACCGGTTCCGCCTGCTGCTGGCGACCCTGCTCGACGGCCTGCGGACCGGCCGCTGA
- a CDS encoding prephenate dehydrogenase — translation MAALRDHLRDGAPVSISSVLVVGTGLIGTSVALALREHGLEVYLADRDDRAVRLARELGAGREWPPPGGRDEIAPVDLAVVAVPPPYVADELLRLQREGAARCYTDVASVKALPLERAAAIGCDLSSYLAGHPLAGSERSGPAAARADLFLGRPWAYCPTEQTSPDAVEAVLSLIKLCGAEPVRVGAAEHDEAVAIVSHAPHVTAAAVAARLAGASETALSLAGQGVRDVTRIAAGDPDLWTGILSGNALPVAAVLEAIAADLAAAAAALRRTARAGEPAMAEVTDLLRRGVTGRGRIPGKHGGPARAYAVVQVVIGDRPGELARLFQVAEEVGVNIEDVRLEHAPGLPLGMAELSVQPEAAGVLAAALRAQGWDVPG, via the coding sequence ATGGCGGCCCTGCGCGACCACCTGCGGGACGGGGCGCCGGTGAGCATCTCGAGCGTTCTCGTCGTCGGGACCGGGCTGATCGGCACCTCGGTCGCGCTCGCGCTGCGCGAGCACGGCCTGGAGGTGTACCTCGCCGACCGTGACGACCGGGCGGTACGGCTCGCCCGGGAGCTGGGCGCCGGCCGGGAGTGGCCGCCGCCGGGCGGGCGGGACGAGATCGCGCCCGTCGACCTCGCGGTGGTCGCGGTGCCCCCGCCGTACGTCGCCGACGAGCTGCTGCGGCTGCAGCGGGAGGGCGCGGCCCGCTGCTACACCGACGTGGCGAGCGTGAAGGCGCTGCCGCTGGAGCGCGCCGCCGCCATCGGCTGCGACCTGTCGAGCTACCTCGCCGGGCACCCGCTCGCGGGCAGCGAGCGCTCCGGCCCGGCGGCCGCCCGCGCCGACCTGTTCCTCGGCCGCCCGTGGGCGTACTGCCCCACCGAGCAGACCTCGCCCGACGCGGTGGAGGCCGTGCTGTCGCTGATCAAGCTGTGCGGCGCCGAGCCGGTGCGGGTCGGCGCGGCCGAGCACGACGAGGCGGTCGCGATCGTCTCGCACGCCCCGCACGTGACCGCGGCGGCCGTCGCGGCCCGCCTCGCGGGCGCCTCGGAGACCGCGCTCAGCCTCGCCGGGCAGGGGGTGCGGGACGTCACCCGCATCGCCGCCGGGGACCCGGACCTGTGGACCGGCATCCTCTCCGGCAACGCGCTGCCGGTCGCCGCGGTGCTCGAGGCGATCGCCGCCGACCTGGCCGCCGCCGCGGCGGCGCTGCGCCGTACCGCGAGAGCGGGGGAGCCGGCGATGGCCGAGGTCACCGACCTGCTGCGGCGCGGCGTCACCGGCCGCGGCCGCATCCCCGGCAAGCACGGCGGCCCCGCCCGCGCGTACGCGGTCGTGCAGGTCGTCATCGGCGACCGCCCCGGCGAGCTCGCCCGGCTCTTCCAGGTCGCCGAGGAGGTCGGCGTCAACATCGAGGACGTGCGCCTGGAGCACGCCCCCGGCCTGCCGCTGGGCATGGCCGAGCTCTCCGTCCAGCCCGAGGCCGCCGGGGTGCTCGCCGCGGCGCTGCGCGCCCAGGGCTGGGACGTGCCCGGCTGA
- the aroH gene encoding chorismate mutase: MGVRAIRGAIQVDANEREAILAGVTELVTEVMARNELTTDDVISVIFTATPDLNAEFPALAARKLGFHDVPLICATEIDVPGALPRVVRLMAHVETDKPRQQIQHVYLRGAVALRLDIAQ, encoded by the coding sequence ATGGGGGTGCGGGCGATCCGCGGAGCCATCCAGGTCGACGCCAACGAGCGTGAGGCGATCCTGGCCGGAGTCACCGAGCTGGTGACCGAGGTGATGGCGCGCAACGAGCTCACCACCGACGACGTGATCAGCGTCATCTTCACAGCCACCCCGGACCTCAACGCGGAGTTCCCGGCGCTCGCCGCGCGCAAGCTCGGCTTCCACGACGTGCCGCTGATCTGTGCCACCGAGATCGACGTCCCGGGTGCGCTGCCGCGCGTGGTCCGGCTCATGGCCCATGTGGAGACCGACAAGCCTCGGCAGCAGATCCAGCACGTCTACCTGCGGGGCGCGGTCGCGCTGCGGCTGGACATCGCCCAGTAG
- a CDS encoding pseudouridine synthase, translated as MSKRRGTPSGDGRGDGRARGHGTGRGGDPRRTADGRGTRGGPGGVRGDARTGRTRGEEARGRETGRPATGLRARYGRSRDRETAADDRARRPYGGDRNERDRGPRARGDRGADRRRGRFGDDAVTTVGGGSRERGGAPRPARPATVRARFGRSADRDRDRGRDIEVELDLPDDDDDFPEDRPEERDTTEVPGGVRLQKVLAAAGVASRRACEQLIGEGRVTVDGQVVRRFGARVDPARQVIHVDGKRIPTNTELAYYAFNKPIGVISTMSDPLGRPTIADYVADLPYRLFHVGRLDTETEGLILLTNDGELAHRLTHPRYGVRKKYLAKVPGPVPRKVVRWLLQGVELEDGIARADQFRVVQVHGDLALVEITLHEGRKHIVRRMMEEVGHRVIDLARIEFGPVRLGRLKPGTIRSLTVTEIGELYAAVGL; from the coding sequence GTGAGCAAGAGGCGTGGCACCCCGTCCGGTGATGGACGCGGTGACGGGCGCGCCCGAGGCCACGGCACCGGCCGTGGCGGCGACCCGCGCCGCACAGCAGACGGCCGCGGCACCCGCGGCGGCCCGGGCGGCGTCCGGGGCGACGCGCGCACGGGCCGCACGCGCGGGGAGGAGGCCCGCGGCCGGGAGACCGGCCGCCCCGCGACCGGCCTGCGCGCCCGGTACGGCCGCTCCCGCGACCGCGAGACCGCGGCGGACGACCGCGCGCGGCGGCCGTACGGCGGCGACCGGAACGAGCGGGACCGGGGCCCGCGGGCCCGCGGGGACCGCGGCGCGGACCGGCGCCGCGGCCGCTTCGGCGACGACGCGGTGACCACGGTCGGCGGCGGCTCCCGGGAGCGCGGCGGCGCGCCGCGCCCGGCCCGGCCGGCGACCGTGCGTGCCCGGTTCGGCCGCTCCGCCGACCGGGACCGGGACCGCGGCCGCGACATCGAGGTCGAGCTCGACCTGCCGGACGACGACGATGACTTCCCCGAGGACCGGCCCGAGGAGCGGGACACCACCGAGGTGCCCGGCGGCGTGCGGCTGCAGAAGGTGCTCGCCGCGGCCGGCGTGGCGAGCCGCCGCGCCTGCGAGCAGCTGATCGGCGAGGGCCGGGTCACCGTCGACGGCCAGGTGGTGCGCCGCTTCGGCGCCCGGGTCGACCCCGCCCGCCAGGTGATCCACGTCGACGGCAAGCGCATCCCGACCAACACCGAGCTGGCCTACTACGCGTTCAACAAGCCGATCGGCGTGATCAGCACGATGTCCGACCCGCTGGGCCGGCCGACGATCGCCGACTACGTCGCCGACCTGCCGTACCGGCTGTTCCACGTGGGCCGCCTCGACACCGAGACCGAGGGCCTGATCCTGCTCACCAACGACGGCGAGCTCGCCCACCGGCTCACCCACCCCCGCTACGGGGTGCGGAAGAAGTACCTGGCGAAGGTGCCCGGCCCGGTGCCGCGCAAGGTGGTCCGGTGGCTCCTGCAGGGCGTCGAGCTCGAGGACGGCATCGCCAGGGCCGACCAGTTCAGGGTGGTCCAGGTGCACGGCGACCTCGCGCTCGTGGAGATCACGCTGCACGAGGGCCGTAAGCACATCGTGCGGCGGATGATGGAGGAGGTCGGCCACCGGGTCATCGACCTGGCCCGCATCGAGTTCGGGCCGGTGAGGCTGGGACGGCTGAAGCCGGGTACGATCCGTTCCCTGACGGTGACCGAAATAGGTGAACTGTACGCCGCCGTCGGTTTGTAG
- the scpB gene encoding SMC-Scp complex subunit ScpB — protein MTDPDPAPGAGAPDATDGRTGDAVPDTAREADAGGAPDPVERPEPSLRAALEAILMVVDEPVDTVTLAQVLERPTGEVDALLRELSAEYTAAGRGFDLREVAGGWRFYTRAECAPYVERFVRDGRTARLTQAALETLAVVAYRQPVSRARVAAIRGVNSDGVMRTLVARGLVEEAGTDPETGAVLYRTTNYFLERLGLRSLDELPELAPFLPDDIESLEEQRQ, from the coding sequence ATGACTGATCCGGATCCCGCCCCGGGCGCCGGCGCGCCCGATGCCACGGACGGCCGGACCGGCGACGCCGTACCGGACACGGCCCGCGAGGCCGACGCCGGCGGCGCTCCGGACCCCGTGGAGCGGCCCGAGCCGAGCCTGCGGGCCGCGCTCGAGGCGATCCTCATGGTCGTGGACGAGCCGGTGGACACGGTGACCCTCGCCCAGGTGCTGGAGCGCCCCACCGGCGAGGTGGACGCGCTGCTGCGCGAGCTGTCGGCGGAATACACCGCGGCCGGCCGGGGTTTCGACCTCAGAGAGGTCGCCGGCGGCTGGCGGTTCTACACGCGGGCCGAATGCGCCCCCTACGTCGAACGTTTCGTCCGGGACGGCCGTACGGCACGGCTCACCCAGGCGGCGCTCGAGACCCTCGCGGTCGTCGCCTACCGCCAGCCCGTGAGCCGGGCCCGGGTGGCCGCGATCCGCGGGGTGAACAGCGACGGCGTGATGCGCACGCTGGTCGCGCGCGGCCTGGTCGAGGAGGCCGGGACCGACCCGGAGACCGGGGCCGTGCTGTACCGCACCACCAACTACTTCCTGGAACGGCTGGGCCTGCGCAGCCTGGACGAGCTTCCCGAGCTCGCCCCGTTCCTCCCCGACGACATCGAAAGCCTTGAGGAGCAGAGACAGTGA
- a CDS encoding segregation and condensation protein A, producing MTAQQETTRETAEGFQVHLEVFEGPFDLLLSLISKHKLDITEVSLHQVTDEFIAYIRSRGPDWDLDQASHFLLVAATLLDLKAARLLPSGEVEDEEDLALLEARDLLFARLLQYRAYKEVAKVFAVRMAEEALRYPRQVPMEPHFAGLLPELVLGVGPEGLARIAARAFTPKKPPTVSTEHIYQPRASVREQAAILVERLRRVRKATFRALISDCAGIHEVVARFLAVLELYREAAVAFEQLEPLGELHVIWTGGDDGEVAVTDDYDEGPAGGERTPVAEGGETTDD from the coding sequence GTGACCGCGCAGCAGGAGACCACACGGGAGACGGCCGAGGGTTTCCAGGTTCACCTGGAGGTCTTCGAGGGGCCGTTCGACCTGCTGCTGAGCCTGATCTCCAAGCACAAGCTCGACATCACCGAGGTCTCCCTCCACCAGGTCACCGACGAGTTCATCGCGTACATCCGCTCCCGCGGGCCGGACTGGGACCTGGACCAGGCGAGCCACTTCCTGCTCGTCGCCGCCACCCTGCTCGACCTCAAGGCGGCGCGGCTGCTGCCGAGCGGCGAGGTGGAGGACGAGGAGGACCTCGCCCTGCTCGAGGCCCGCGACCTGCTGTTCGCCCGGCTGCTGCAGTACCGGGCGTACAAGGAGGTCGCCAAGGTGTTCGCCGTCCGCATGGCCGAGGAGGCGCTGCGGTATCCCCGGCAGGTGCCGATGGAGCCGCACTTCGCCGGGCTGCTGCCCGAGCTCGTGCTCGGCGTCGGCCCGGAGGGCCTCGCCCGGATCGCCGCGCGGGCGTTCACGCCGAAGAAGCCGCCCACCGTCTCCACCGAGCACATTTATCAACCGCGGGCGAGCGTCCGCGAGCAGGCGGCTATCCTGGTGGAACGGCTCAGGCGGGTGCGCAAGGCCACCTTCCGCGCCCTCATCTCCGACTGCGCGGGCATCCACGAGGTCGTCGCACGCTTCCTCGCGGTGCTGGAGCTGTACCGTGAGGCGGCCGTCGCCTTCGAACAGCTCGAACCGCTCGGGGAGCTGCACGTGATCTGGACCGGCGGCGACGACGGCGAGGTGGCGGTGACCGACGACTACGACGAGGGCCCCGCCGGCGGCGAGCGAACCCCCGTTGCGGAAGGCGGAGAGACCACCGATGACTGA
- a CDS encoding ParA family protein, which translates to MGATPEGTWADASGQVLGPTGRPRPVFPEPVPPTTHGPARVVAMVNQKGGVGKTTTTINLGAALAEVGQKVLLVDFDPQGALSVGLGIDPRPLEVTVYDLIMEEADVTTDNVLLQTSVENMDLLPSNIFLSGAEIRLVNEVAREYALARALEPLIPHYDICLIDCQPSLGLLTVNALTAAHSVIIPLECEFFALRGVALLMESINKVKERLNKNLEIDGLLATMYDPRTLHAREVLQTIMQGFGDKVFHTVINRTVRFPDATLAGEPITQFDPASLGAAAYRELARELLARWPKRE; encoded by the coding sequence CTGGGGGCCACTCCCGAGGGAACCTGGGCTGACGCCTCCGGGCAGGTGCTCGGGCCCACGGGGCGGCCGCGTCCGGTCTTCCCGGAGCCGGTGCCGCCGACCACCCACGGCCCGGCCCGGGTGGTCGCCATGGTCAACCAGAAGGGCGGCGTCGGCAAGACGACGACCACCATCAACCTCGGCGCGGCGCTCGCCGAGGTCGGGCAGAAGGTGCTGCTGGTCGACTTCGACCCGCAGGGCGCCCTGTCGGTGGGGCTGGGCATCGACCCCCGCCCGCTGGAGGTGACGGTCTACGACCTCATCATGGAGGAGGCGGACGTCACCACCGACAACGTCCTGCTCCAGACCAGCGTGGAGAACATGGACCTGTTGCCCAGCAACATCTTCCTCTCCGGAGCGGAGATCCGGCTGGTCAACGAGGTCGCCCGCGAGTACGCGCTGGCCCGGGCCCTGGAGCCGCTCATCCCGCACTACGACATCTGCCTGATCGACTGCCAGCCGTCGCTCGGCCTGCTCACGGTCAACGCGCTCACCGCGGCGCACAGCGTGATCATCCCGCTGGAGTGCGAGTTCTTCGCGCTGCGCGGCGTGGCGCTGCTGATGGAGTCGATCAACAAGGTCAAGGAGCGGCTCAACAAGAACCTCGAGATCGACGGCCTCCTCGCCACCATGTACGACCCGCGCACGCTGCACGCGCGTGAGGTGCTGCAGACGATCATGCAGGGGTTCGGCGACAAGGTCTTCCACACCGTGATCAACCGCACCGTGCGGTTCCCGGACGCCACGCTCGCCGGCGAGCCGATCACCCAGTTCGACCCGGCGTCGCTGGGCGCGGCCGCCTACCGCGAGCTCGCCCGGGAGCTGCTCGCCCGCTGGCCCAAGCGGGAGTGA
- a CDS encoding tyrosine recombinase encodes MTGGHALDAHADADAVLAEYLTHLATERGLAANTLASYRRDLRRYLEYLEERGRRSLAEVSEDDVAAFLDALRAGDERHRALCDGSAARAASAVRGLHRFAVREGLASHDPAGRVRPPRRPRRTPRAIGAGEVERLLAALGPEDAPLTLRNRALLEVLYGTGARISEVVGLAVDDVELGDDGAGDGGERRTTGVERVRLRGAGGRTRAVPLGRSARDALRAYLTRARPAIAAHGRGRGTHALFLNARGGRLTRQGAWGVLQAAAERAGLGGISPHMLRHSFAARLIDGGADVRVVRELLGLASVSTAQVYTLVSVD; translated from the coding sequence ATGACGGGAGGTCACGCCCTGGACGCGCACGCCGACGCCGACGCCGTGCTGGCGGAGTACCTCACCCATCTCGCCACGGAACGCGGCCTCGCCGCGAACACGCTCGCGTCCTACCGGCGTGACCTGCGGCGCTACCTGGAGTACCTGGAGGAGCGGGGCCGGCGCAGCCTCGCCGAGGTGAGCGAGGATGACGTGGCCGCGTTCCTCGACGCGCTGCGCGCGGGCGACGAGCGGCACCGCGCGCTCTGCGACGGGTCGGCGGCCCGGGCCGCGTCGGCGGTGCGCGGGCTGCACCGGTTCGCGGTGCGCGAGGGGCTCGCCTCCCACGACCCGGCCGGGCGGGTGCGACCGCCGCGGCGGCCGCGCCGTACCCCGCGGGCGATCGGCGCGGGCGAGGTCGAGCGGCTGCTCGCCGCGCTGGGCCCCGAGGACGCGCCGCTCACGCTGCGCAACCGGGCGCTGCTCGAGGTGCTGTACGGCACCGGCGCGCGGATCTCCGAGGTGGTCGGGCTCGCCGTCGACGACGTGGAGCTCGGCGACGACGGCGCCGGGGACGGGGGCGAGCGGCGCACCACCGGCGTGGAGCGGGTACGGCTGCGCGGCGCGGGCGGCCGCACCCGCGCGGTGCCGCTCGGCCGGTCCGCGCGCGACGCCCTGCGCGCCTACCTCACCCGGGCGCGGCCGGCGATCGCCGCGCACGGCCGTGGCCGCGGCACCCACGCGCTCTTCCTCAACGCCCGAGGCGGCCGGCTCACCCGGCAGGGCGCCTGGGGGGTGCTCCAGGCGGCGGCCGAGCGCGCCGGCCTCGGCGGCATCTCGCCGCACATGCTGCGGCACTCGTTCGCCGCCCGGCTCATCGACGGCGGCGCGGATGTCAGAGTTGTCCGGGAACTCCTCGGCCTCGCCTCGGTAAGCACGGCACAGGTCTACACTTTGGTCTCGGTCGACTAG